A window of Syngnathoides biaculeatus isolate LvHL_M chromosome 9, ASM1980259v1, whole genome shotgun sequence contains these coding sequences:
- the lcorl gene encoding ligand-dependent nuclear receptor corepressor-like protein isoform X3 produces MAAVPCSKCTAERKGFRRELDSWRYKLIHCVGFESILEGIYGPMLTRDLNLFNDCEPEAVADWSPEANCSFCSLPLDKLSVVAPATALPLPSPSDFSLCQAPNISESSQTAHKFLQAVFHKNDASVRCDASIPRIAQDLMKKMIRQFAMEYASKCLLRTTSTEVTTRSSSPFSSETSDVPLDLTVSRTKEETERESDADGVLDLSQKNDVSTTSSNVIALGRQLGQKEYIERSLDLSEGLLSKALKDVHSGRLQEQRAALLYGIPLRTLRHGLEDRSGERSAVPRRVAQSGRDSSEGMTSYNATPLTLGGEARLVLQKVAAWAERAEVGGDAEENGELAFPLSRLPFDQPSVFQKTLPRSCPQLRDALQPPPSPTPSLEAPAPLRIPQVRSVSNRSRLAPAEIHGPTENRRTSPTHGAARPSSCFKLSSPFPARGCAGRADLSPLQRSSSMDESEEGADRRDKDKPARKKRGRYRQYDHELMEEAIAMVMAGRMSVSKAQGVYGVPHSTLEYKVKERTGTLKNPPKKKSASFCSSGTNLSGLGTLPGSANSGPLASPAAKMF; encoded by the exons GGTTTGAAAGCATCCTGGAAGGAATATACGGTCCTATGCTGACAAGAGATCTGAACTTATTTAATG ACTGTGAACCCGAAGCGGTAGCGGACTGGTCTCCGGAGGCAAACTGCTCATTCTGCAGCCTTCCTCTGGATAAACTCAGT GTTGTAGCACCTGCAACCGCTttgcccctcccctccccctcgGATTTCTCTCTATGTCAAGCTCCAAACATCTCGGAGAGCAGCCAGACGGCTCACAAGTTCCTTCAAGCCGTGTTCCACAAGAACG ATGCGTCCGTACGCTGCGACGCCAGCATTCCTCGGATTGCCCAGGACCTGATGAAGAAGATGATACGCCAGTTCGCCATGGAGTACGCGTCCAAGTGCCTGCTCCGCACCACTTCGACGGAGGTGACGACGAGAAGTTCTTCGCCTTTTTCTTCGGAAACGTCGGATGTCCCCTTGGACCTGACCGTGAGCAGAACTAAGGAGGAGACAGAAAGGGAATCGGATGCAG ACGGGGTGCTTGACCTCTCCCAAAAGAACGACGTCAGCACAACTTCGTCGAATGTCATCGCCTTAGG GAGGCAGCTCGGGCagaaggagtacattgagaggAGTTTGGACCTGTCTGAGGGGCTGCTGTCCAAGGCCTTGAAGGACGTTCACTCAGGAAGGCTGCAAGAGCAGCGTGCTGCATTGCTTTATGGAATTCCCCTTCGCACCCTGAGGCACGGCCTGGAAGACCGGTCGGGAGAAAGGTCGGCCGTGCCGCGCCGAGTGGCACAAAGCGGCAGAGATTCCAGCGAGGGGATGACTTCCTACAACGCGACGCCATTGACGCTGGGCGGCGAAGCCCGTCTGGTTTTACAGAAGGTGGCGGCGTGGGCCGAGCGGGCGGAAGTGGGAGGCGATGCGGAAGAGAACGGCGAGCTCGCCTTCCCTCTGTCCCGCCTTCCTTTTGATCAGCCGAgtgttttccaaaagaccctCCCCCGCTCTTGTCCCCAGCTCAGGGATGCTCTCCAGCCCCCGCCGAGTCCCACTCCCAGCCTGGAGGCCCCCGCGCCCCTTCGCATCCCTCAGGTCCGTTCCGTGTCCAATCGTAGCAGGTTAGCCCCGGCAGAGATTCACGGTCCCACTGAAAACCGCCGGACCTCGCCGACGCACGGTGCCGCCAGACCTTCGTCTTGCTTTAAACTCTCGTCGCCTTTCCCGGCACGCGGCTGCGCGGGGAGGGCCGACCTGTCGCCGCTCCAGCGCAGTTCTTCGATGGATGAATCCGAGGAGGGAGCGGACCGTCGGGACAAAGACAAGCCAGCTCGAAAGAAACGCGGACGGTACCGCCAGTACGACCACGAGCTGATGGAGGAAGCCATCGCTATGGTGATGGCCGGCCGGATGAGCGTATCGAAGGCCCAAGGAGTTTACGGGGTACCGCATAGCACACTGGAATACAAAGTCAAAGAGCGCACTGGAACGCTGAAGAATCCCCCCAAGAAGAAATCCGCCAGCTTTTGCTCATCCGGTACCAATTTGTCTGGTCTGGGAACTCTTCCGGGTTCCGCTAACTCAGGGCCTCTTGCCTCACCTGCTGCAAAGATGTTCTAG
- the lcorl gene encoding uncharacterized protein lcorl isoform X1 — MAAVPCSKCTAERKGFRRELDSWRYKLIHCVGFESILEGIYGPMLTRDLNLFNDCEPEAVADWSPEANCSFCSLPLDKLSVVAPATALPLPSPSDFSLCQAPNISESSQTAHKFLQAVFHKNDASVRCDASIPRIAQDLMKKMIRQFAMEYASKCLLRTTSTEVTTRSSSPFSSETSDVPLDLTVSRTKEETERESDADGVLDLSQKNDVSTTSSNVIALGCPPPCDEEELGNREKRTAKRRSALDVVLDCLCPAHRSLLYQMLKLAHKENLLSSPARKAVFPTESHCRRCGLGADEVTLEKCTTRHGASFCPLSDCAHQGCTSPTCLPGELPLKACRGVAPFDLNGHSTQSCTTDTRDTLMCPKRLRCTFSQGLPADQIESMVCSFAPRSAVCCSRHPDPYLRVRNRARVSHLNATTGDRDPPPPVLKREQSPSPPPLSPIQSDIQKSTDEMPPSLLHHKQEGEAARAVKDHPNMHRELIVAAAKRQALESRTPTSSQVENQSGTLLQDVVNRFSEKLDTIRPPAPAPASSAILSEQEQRRSSTSQNLQFPADAHLTEIITTVLHTHSPSDYNLSELFNRHDSKGSRLPNTRFRRRQEALAAMARKADGATSRRQSLKIKRELAMLDASCGKRRSSRAKRSPSNRVNGAVNASGPLLDFNLMPEEERETERNTDRRSLNGLPLNSGPASSRNAVKADETRGKKEGEMDEKDLSQAISHDLQSKFSNPSSRDADVQPQVEAQCERRCQEDKVSANCHAGIFEYPPSGQRCGTADRDDGSVEKQSQIIITDCHPGHENPNTESRRSRRNIVPPQRFSSYVTETRKMFFSIFNQRTPNKNDVTCGTSEALFQHGDVKSADFESKTKPSNLPDTFVLTGREGNCSSRTESTEQNQDVQQTPAVKETACTAKPLGETRPYPKRPISSTASRRLQYPNVSVMTRSAACAKDTCTDLFQYASPIKLMFVSPLKEGVIYRLKSAKSCSDAQAEEVFDPCKESSWAGTPEKKESQITECSLPPTRANGKSMASFDTSPRHMRSSPSQRLKSGASPAEPPLLTPICASGSSPAKLLSSHQSSSAESAPAPFKSGSSPAKSSSSSPKSSGKCTSSSPKTKMASKRSGEVTPPKNPFGMESQRSSRDLQSFHEIAPLKRRPGRPKKLGPHLEQKVKRPIGRPRKQKPERAAAGTGVPNVPADMEGKVNKNLKITVVYGRSRRNKRMVSESFDQLQTEFSNACLKKDPSVARSYKMDLSNPEMDSPEFPQGLHDANPIKEATLHPSSRIKCQKRESPLPSRKPGRPAKVKISGISVTVTTVSPKQRQIWMGKESPKRKTNKKALLPRFQHAQGPRKTVGCPSVCENLQPAGPKESQRKNGRAQNQPLAVRHSKRVSKPSVYFLHAVATCRTPTYSHSNALLRRSKQLLLNKACNQRKQERHPRIEHSVLKGRPCQLGPEDISQELTRIAAISLDSIFAPKETLRWWATSAEERTLNQELARRIQLISDTWVSDTVENRRVDFQFQVNTGSSSSASKSKHSSVVQTLFSCPPTKPRSCSMQQLSSWFMETTETQSLAIVKKTGSRNHYEVMHFPRSVNKRGGKCQSPQAERLRRHVKKFAKTLPKSPLQHEKAQKRLREMKGAPSIQNTRHRLRGTRWRRRRRRRPFSKYKATLLRVRKLFQTQKERKWAKERYTQGTACRPHTVVGLGPKEKAVTLPSDGLESSPGAESEEPKERKICSKAWSPESIKECRVFLKKIKSADDKAAQEWDACTVTLDEKSASAFVFAGKKRQLVGVVRAVKRKRCADGSGATPSVRESLQMELDEMPLGRRKGKCPGLASARAPPAKKLRQSRMKGLSGPRWCDFVLGS, encoded by the exons GGTTTGAAAGCATCCTGGAAGGAATATACGGTCCTATGCTGACAAGAGATCTGAACTTATTTAATG ACTGTGAACCCGAAGCGGTAGCGGACTGGTCTCCGGAGGCAAACTGCTCATTCTGCAGCCTTCCTCTGGATAAACTCAGT GTTGTAGCACCTGCAACCGCTttgcccctcccctccccctcgGATTTCTCTCTATGTCAAGCTCCAAACATCTCGGAGAGCAGCCAGACGGCTCACAAGTTCCTTCAAGCCGTGTTCCACAAGAACG ATGCGTCCGTACGCTGCGACGCCAGCATTCCTCGGATTGCCCAGGACCTGATGAAGAAGATGATACGCCAGTTCGCCATGGAGTACGCGTCCAAGTGCCTGCTCCGCACCACTTCGACGGAGGTGACGACGAGAAGTTCTTCGCCTTTTTCTTCGGAAACGTCGGATGTCCCCTTGGACCTGACCGTGAGCAGAACTAAGGAGGAGACAGAAAGGGAATCGGATGCAG ACGGGGTGCTTGACCTCTCCCAAAAGAACGACGTCAGCACAACTTCGTCGAATGTCATCGCCTTAGG CTGCCCGCCTCCTTGCGATGAAGAAGAATTGGGAAATCGGGAGAAGAGGACAGCTAAGCGGCGATCTGCACTGGACGTGGTGCTCGACTGCCTCTGCCCAGCACATCGTTCCTTACTCTACCAGATGCTGAAGTTGGCCCACAAGGAAAACTTGCTCTCCTCCCCCGCCCGCAAAGCAGTTTTTCCGACAGAAAGCCACTGCCGCCGTTGTGGATTAGGCGCAGATGAGGTCACCCTCGAGAAGTGTACCACGCGCCACGGCGCTTCGTTCTGCCCTTTGTCCGATTGCGCTCATCAAGGCTGCACAAGCCCAACGTGCCTTCCCGGAGAGTTGCCCTTAAAAGCCTGTCGCGGTGTGGCTCCGTTTGACCTGAACGGCCACAGCACGCAAAGTTGTACCACGGACACTCGCGACACACTGATGTGCCCCAAGAGGCTCCGCTGTACTTTCAGTCAAGGTCTGCCTGCAGATCAAATCGAGAGCATGGTGTGTTCCTTTGCTCCTCGCTCTGCGGTTTGCTGTAGCCGACACCCCGACCCTTATTTACGTGTTAGGAACCGCGCCCGTGTGAGCCATCTTAACGCAACCACGGGAGATCGTGACCCCCCTCCTCCCGTCCTGAAAAGAGAACAGAGCCCTTCTCCTCCTCCGCTTTCTCCAATCCAATCAGATATTCAGAAATCAACGGATGAAATGCCACCTTCCCTGCTTCACCATAAGCAAGAGGGAGAAGCTGCCCGCGCGGTTAAAGATCATCCGAATATGCACCGGGAGCTGATTGTAGCTGCGGCAAAAAGACAAGCTCTGGAGTCTCGGACTCCAACAAGTAGCCAAGTTGAGAACCAAAGTGGGACTTTACTGCAAGATGTTGTGAACCGTTTTAGTGAGAAACTTGATACCATCAGACCTCCAGCTCCGGCTCCGGCCTCCTCGGCCATTCTTTCTGAACAGGAGCAGCGACGGTCCTCAACCAGCCAAAACCTGCAGTTTCCTGCTGATGCCCATTTGACTGAAATTATCACCACTGTGCTTCATACGCACAGTCCCAGCGACTATAACCTCAGTGAGCTCTTTAATCGGCACGATAGCAAAGGGTCCAGGTTGCCTAATACACGCTTCCGTCGTCGCCAAGAAGCGCTCGCTGCGATGGCGAGAAAGGCTGACGGCGCTACAAGCCGAAGGCAAAGTTTGAAAATCAAACGAGAGCTCGCAATGTTGGACGCGTCATGCGGCAAGAGGAGGTCATCGCGTGCAAAGAGATCGCCGTCAAACCGTGTTAACGGCGCTGTGAACGCATCGGGCCCTTTGCTTGACTTCAACCTAATGCCAGAAGAGGAACGAGAAACCGAGCGGAACACGGACCGTCGAAGCCTTAACGGGCTCCCGCTCAATAGCGGCCCCGCAAGTAGCAGAAATGCAGTAAAAGCGGATGAAACCCGGGGAAAAAAGGAAGGggaaatggatgaaaaagaCCTGAGCCAAGCAATTTCCCACGATTTGCAAAGCAAATTTTCTAACCCTTCTTCTCGAGACGCTGACGTGCAACCGCAGGTGGAGGCTCAGTGTGAGCGACGTTGCCAAGAGGACAAGGTCAGTGCAAACTGCCACGCCGGGATTTTTGAATACCCCCCGTCAGGGCAACGCTGTGGCACTGCTGATCGTGATGATGGGTCAGTTGAAAAGCAAAGTCAAATTATCATTACAGACTGTCATCCAGGTCACGAAAACCCCAACACTGAGTCGAGGAGGTCACGGAGAAACATCGTGCCGCCACAGCGGTTCTCCTCTTACGTCACCGAAACCAGGAAGATGTTCTTTAGTATATTTAACCAGAGAACTCCGAATAAGAACGATGTCACGTGTGGTACCTCAGAGGCCTTATTTCAACATGGAGATGTTAAGAGTGCTGACTTTGAATCAAAAACCAAACCATCTAATCTCCCAGACACCTTTGTACTAACCGGTAGAGAAGGAAACTGTTCGTCACGTACGGAATCAACAGAACAAAACCAGGATGTGCAACAAACTCCGGCAGTCAAAGAGACTGCGTGCACTGCCAAACCTTTGGGAGAGACCCGACCATATCCAAAAAGACCCATCTCAAGTACTGCATCAAGAAGGCTGCAATACCCAAATGTCAGTGTTATGACGAGGTCTGCTGCCTGTGCAAAGGATACTTGCACCGATCTGTTCCAGTACGCGAGCCCAATTAAGTTAATGTTTGTATCACCTTTAAAAGAAGGTGTCATATATAGGCTTAAATCAGCAAAATCTTGCTCAGATGCACAGGCAGAGGAAGTCTTTGACCCATGCAAGGAATCCTCCTGGGCAGGGACACCCGAGAAGAAGGAAAGCCAAATCACTGAATGTAGTTTGCCACCTACCAGGGCTAACGGCAAATCCATGGCCTCATTTGATACATCTCCGCGGCACATGAGGTCTTCTCCTTCACAGCGACTGAAGTCCGGTGCGTCACCGGCCGAGCCACCTTTGTTAACTCCCATTTGTGCTTCGGGTTCTTCACCAGCTAAGCTTTTGTCATCGCATCAGTCTTCATCGGCCGAGTCGGCTCCTGCTCCATTTAAGTCGGGTTCTTCCCCAGCTaagtcctcttcctcatcaCCAAAGTCGTCTGGAAAATGTACGTCTTcatcaccaaaaacaaaaatggcctcAAAGAGATCAGGTGAAGTTACTCCACCTAAGAATCCATTTGGAATGGAGAGCCAAAGGTCATCTCGGGACTTGCAGTCGTTCCATGAAATCGCTCCCCTGAAAAGACGCCCGGGCCGGCCAAAGAAGTTGGGGCCGCATCTGGAGCAGAAAGTGAAGAGACCAATCGGTCGACCGCGTAAACAGAAGCCTGAGCGTGCAGCAGCAGGGACAGGCGTGCCAAATGTACCAGCAGACATGGAGGGCAAAGTCAACAAGAACCTCAAAATAACTGTGGTCTACGGCCGTTCGAGAAGAAACAAACGAATGGTTTCGGAGAGTTTTGATCAGCTCCAAACAGAGTTTAGCAATGCCTGTCTTAAGAAGGACCCGAGTGTAGCACGAAGCTATAAAATGGATTTAAGTAATCCCGAAATGGATTCACCGGAATTCCCTCAGGGTTTGCATGATGCCAACCCTATAAAGGAGGCCACGCTACACCCTAGCAGTAGGATCAAGTGCCAAAAAAGGGAGAGTCCTTTACCCTCGAGGAAACCAGGTAGACCGGCAAAAGTTAAAATCTCTGGAATCTCGGTCACTGTGACCACAGTGTCACCAAAGCAACGTCAAATTTGGATGGGGAAGGAGTCTCCCAAAAGAAAAACCAACAAGAAAGCTCTACTGCCACGATTTCAACACGCTCAAGGGCCCAGGAAGACGGTTGGTTGTCCGTCTGTTTGTGAAAACCTGCAACCAGCGGGACCAAAAGAATCTCAGAGGAAAAACGGGCGAGCGCAAAATCAGCCTCTAGCTGTGCGTCATTCAAAGAGAGTGAGTAAGCCCTCGGTGTATTTTCTGCATGCCGTTGCCACCTGCAGAACTCCAACATACAGTCACAGTAACGCTCTCTTACGACGCTCCAAACAACTTCTGTTGAACAAGGCCTGCAatcaaagaaaacaagaaagaCACCCGAGGATAGAACATTCAGTCTTGAAAGGCCGCCCTTGTCAACTGGGGCCAGAGGACATCTCTCAGGAGCTCACTCGAATAGCAGCTATTTCTTTGGACTCAATATTTGCTCCCAAAGAGACACTCCGTTGGTGGGCAACATCGGCTGAAGAAAGGACCTTGAACCAAGAGCTCGCCAGACGCATTCagctcatctctgacacctgggTCTCGGACACGGTGGAGAACCGGAGGGTAGACTTCCAGTTCCAAGTAAACACCGGTAGTAGTTCCTCAGCCTCTAAGTCCAAACATTCTTCAGTCGTTCAAACGTTGTTCAGCTGCCCCCCTACTAAACCCAGATCCTGTAGTATGCAGCAACTCAGTTCCTGGTTCATGGAGACGACAGAGACGCAGTCACTGGCGATTGTCAAGAAGACCGGCTCCCGCAACCATTACGAAGTTATGCACTTCCCTCGCTCAGTCAACAAACGAGGTGGCAAGTGTCAAAGTCCTCAGGCAGAACGACTCCGCAGACATGTCAAGAAGTTTGCCAAAACCTTGCCAAAGAGTCCACTCCAGCACGAAAAAGCCCAAAAAAGGTTGAGGGAAATGAAGGGAGCTCCATCAATCCAAAACACGAGGCACCGACTCCGAGGAACTAgatggaggcggcggcggcggcggcggcccttCAGCAAATACAAGGCCACGCTGCTCCGGGTCAGGAAACTCTTCCAAACTCAAAAAGAAAGGAAGTGGGCAAAGGAAAGATACACGCAAGGAACTGCCTGTAGGCCACACACGGTCGTTGGACTTGGACCAAAAGAGAAAGCGGTGACATTGCCGTCTGACGGTTTGGAGAGCAGTCCCGGCGCCGAATCTGAGGAGCCAAAAGAGCGAAAGATCTGCTCGAAAGCCTGGAGTCCCGAGTCCATTAAGGAATGCCGAGTATTTCTGAAAAAGATCAAGTCCGCAGACGACAAAGCGGCGCAAGAGTGGGACGCCTGTACCGTGACACTGGATGAGAAGTCAGCTTCTGCATTTGTGTTTGCCGGAAAGAAGAGGCAACTGGTCGGAGTCGTTCGAGCTGTGAAAAGAAAACGCTGCGCCGACGGCAGCGGCGCGACCCCTTCGGTGCGTGAATCACTCCAGATGGAACTGGATGAAATGCCTTTAGGGAGGCGCAAGGGCAAATGTCCCGGCCTCGCGTCTGCCCGAGCACCACCTGCCAAAAAGCTGCGACAATCTCGGATGAAGGGCTTAAGTGGACCGAGGTGGTGTGACTTTGTGCTGG GAAGCTAG